The following are encoded together in the Elusimicrobiota bacterium genome:
- the rlmN gene encoding 23S rRNA (adenine(2503)-C(2))-methyltransferase RlmN, whose amino-acid sequence MNPKKIAEFMEVAGEPAYRTKQVLSALCSGVASYEEITTLPKGLRERMKSELPLLSFKAVEVLVSADGLAHKAQLELADGKMIETVLMQPKPGLWSVCVSSQVGCALKCSFCATGLMGFIRNLTAEEIWDQFLFWRQYLRTKKVDASPSNVVYMGMGEPMLNFDAVKESIRRLTDPELFGLGQRSISVSTAGIAPGIERFAEELPQINLALSLHAANDKLREKLVPLNKKYPLEELKKSLARYFETNKRKVFLEYVLLAGENDQEEHAKELVQFVKSMKSPHLLHVNLIVWNPTETHHRSTDRDTAKKFRNYLINRHVSSTIRKNLGTDIAGACGQLVVRSSQS is encoded by the coding sequence ATGAACCCTAAAAAAATCGCTGAATTTATGGAAGTGGCCGGGGAGCCTGCTTATCGCACCAAGCAGGTGTTGAGCGCGTTGTGTTCGGGCGTGGCTTCCTACGAAGAAATCACGACCTTGCCTAAAGGCTTGCGCGAGCGCATGAAATCCGAATTGCCCCTTCTTTCTTTTAAAGCCGTTGAGGTTTTGGTTTCCGCAGACGGACTCGCCCATAAAGCTCAATTGGAATTGGCGGACGGAAAAATGATTGAAACCGTTTTGATGCAGCCCAAACCCGGTCTATGGAGCGTTTGCGTCTCCTCTCAAGTGGGCTGCGCCTTAAAATGCAGTTTTTGCGCGACCGGGTTGATGGGATTTATACGCAATTTGACGGCTGAGGAAATTTGGGATCAATTTCTTTTTTGGCGGCAATACCTGCGCACGAAGAAAGTCGACGCTTCGCCGTCCAATGTCGTTTACATGGGCATGGGCGAGCCCATGCTCAATTTTGACGCGGTCAAAGAAAGCATCCGCAGGCTGACGGATCCGGAACTCTTCGGCTTGGGGCAGCGTTCGATTTCCGTGTCCACGGCCGGCATCGCCCCGGGCATCGAACGCTTTGCCGAGGAATTGCCTCAAATCAATTTGGCCTTGTCCTTGCACGCGGCCAATGACAAATTGCGCGAGAAGCTGGTCCCCCTCAATAAAAAGTACCCGCTCGAAGAGTTGAAGAAAAGCCTGGCGCGTTATTTTGAAACGAACAAAAGAAAAGTTTTTCTGGAGTACGTTCTTCTGGCGGGCGAAAACGATCAGGAAGAGCATGCCAAGGAACTGGTTCAATTCGTCAAAAGCATGAAATCCCCCCATCTTCTTCACGTAAATTTGATTGTTTGGAATCCCACGGAAACGCATCATCGGTCAACCGACCGGGATACGGCTAAAAAGTTCAGAAACTACCTCATTAATCGCCATGTCAGCTCCACCATCCGTAAAAATTTAGGCACGGATATCGCGGGCGCCTGCGGACAGTTGGTCGTCCGTTCAAGTCAGAGCTAG
- the gabT gene encoding 4-aminobutyrate--2-oxoglutarate transaminase, whose protein sequence is MKTLNERTLKHSPAPGGQSALWSRREASVSRALYHYTRIFADRAKGAVLWDTQGKRYLDFAGGIGTLNVGHCHPRVVAAIKEQAERFLHTCFHVAPYEGYVRVCEHLTKVAPGNFPKKAVLLSTGAEAVENAVKIARRYTGREGIVAFNLSFHGRTLMALTLTGKEKPYRDGFGPYAPEVYHSPYPYPYRTPAGVSADKAGAYALERLNELFEVKVDPKRVAAMIVEPVLGEGGFVVPTPDFLPGLRKLCDRHGIVLIFDEVQTGFGRTGTMFAGEHAGVVPDLMTVAKSLGGGLPLSGVVGKAKIMDAVSPGGLGGTYGGNPLACAAALAVFEIFEEENLLKRAQAIGRLIEKRFKAWERRFDFVGEARGLGAMQALELVAEPKTKAPLPEDIMRSILDQCADRGLIILKAGLYNNVLRSLAPLVASDQEVEEGLDILESVLSGLRVKANNGHRSSSVKR, encoded by the coding sequence ATGAAAACATTGAACGAGAGAACCCTTAAACATTCGCCGGCGCCCGGCGGGCAATCCGCGCTTTGGTCCCGGCGCGAAGCCTCCGTTTCCAGGGCCCTTTATCACTACACCCGCATTTTTGCGGACCGGGCCAAGGGCGCGGTTTTGTGGGACACGCAAGGCAAGCGCTATTTGGATTTTGCGGGAGGCATCGGCACGTTAAACGTCGGCCATTGCCATCCCAGAGTCGTGGCCGCGATCAAGGAGCAGGCCGAGCGCTTTTTGCATACCTGTTTTCATGTGGCGCCTTACGAAGGCTATGTGCGGGTTTGCGAGCATTTGACTAAAGTCGCGCCCGGAAATTTTCCAAAAAAAGCCGTTCTTTTGAGCACCGGGGCCGAGGCTGTTGAAAACGCGGTTAAAATCGCCCGCCGCTACACCGGGCGCGAGGGCATTGTCGCTTTTAATTTGTCTTTTCATGGGCGCACGCTCATGGCTTTGACCTTAACCGGCAAGGAAAAGCCCTATCGCGACGGATTCGGGCCTTATGCCCCTGAGGTTTACCACAGTCCTTATCCTTATCCGTACCGCACGCCCGCGGGAGTGAGCGCGGATAAGGCGGGCGCTTATGCTTTGGAGCGGCTCAATGAGCTGTTCGAAGTCAAAGTTGATCCAAAGCGCGTGGCCGCCATGATCGTTGAACCGGTGTTGGGCGAGGGCGGTTTTGTGGTGCCCACGCCTGATTTTTTGCCCGGCTTGCGCAAGCTCTGCGATCGTCATGGGATTGTCCTGATTTTCGATGAGGTCCAGACCGGCTTCGGCCGCACCGGAACAATGTTCGCCGGCGAACATGCCGGCGTTGTCCCTGATCTGATGACCGTGGCCAAGTCGTTGGGCGGCGGGCTTCCCCTCTCCGGCGTTGTCGGTAAAGCCAAAATTATGGATGCCGTCAGTCCGGGCGGACTCGGCGGCACATACGGCGGGAATCCTTTGGCTTGCGCCGCGGCGTTGGCTGTTTTTGAAATATTCGAAGAAGAAAATTTGCTCAAGCGGGCCCAAGCGATCGGCCGTTTGATTGAAAAACGCTTCAAGGCCTGGGAACGGCGTTTTGATTTTGTGGGCGAGGCCAGAGGCTTGGGCGCCATGCAGGCGCTTGAGCTGGTGGCTGAGCCCAAAACCAAAGCGCCCTTGCCCGAGGACATCATGCGTTCGATCCTGGATCAATGCGCGGATCGAGGATTGATCATTCTTAAGGCCGGGCTCTATAACAACGTCCTGCGCAGTTTGGCGCCGCTTGTGGCTTCGGATCAAGAAGTCGAAGAGGGTCTGGATATTTTGGAGTCTGTTCTATCGGGCCTTAGGGTTAAGGCAAACAACGGGCATCGCTCATCGAGCGTCAAACGTTAG
- a CDS encoding gamma-aminobutyraldehyde dehydrogenase has translation MASDILSKEKGAKVKVHKMLIGGQWVGPSNGSTRGILNPATGRNIAVVPEATSVDVDKAVQAARAAFEDGRWSKKSPGERSAVLWQLAAKIESNMELLVETELANCGKPIKLVKDGDIPFALDNVRFFAGALRCLDGRASGEYVPGYMSLIRREPVGVIALVAPWNYPFMMAVWKIIPALSAGNSVVFKPSELTPLTAIELGRLALEAGLPEGVLQIITGAEEAGKALTAHAGVDMISFTGDTQTGKKIMAQAAPTLKRLHLELGGKAPFIVFGDADLEAAAQGAVVGSLVNTGQDCTAATRLYVEQSVYPKFLERLLALMKTVKVGDPKNKQTDVGPLISQEQRERVEGFVERAVKAGAKVLTGGRRPSSDETAEGFFYEPTVIVEAKQDSEIVQNEVFGPVVCVLPFKGESEAVSKANDIRYGLAGSVWTKDIQKALRVSAALRFGTVWINDHLPLTSEMPHGGFKSSGFGKDLSIYALEEYSVAKHVMADMSGAARKPWHYTAFGQP, from the coding sequence ATGGCATCCGATATTCTTTCCAAAGAAAAGGGCGCGAAAGTCAAGGTTCACAAAATGTTGATCGGCGGGCAATGGGTGGGGCCCAGCAATGGCTCGACGAGGGGAATTCTCAATCCGGCCACAGGCAGGAATATAGCGGTTGTCCCCGAAGCCACGTCCGTTGATGTGGATAAAGCGGTTCAGGCGGCTCGAGCGGCTTTTGAAGACGGACGCTGGTCGAAAAAATCACCCGGCGAGCGCTCCGCGGTTTTGTGGCAATTGGCGGCCAAAATCGAAAGCAATATGGAGTTGTTGGTTGAAACCGAACTGGCCAATTGCGGCAAACCGATTAAGCTGGTTAAAGACGGCGATATTCCTTTTGCTTTGGACAATGTCCGGTTTTTTGCCGGGGCTCTGCGCTGCTTGGACGGCCGCGCCTCGGGCGAGTATGTGCCCGGGTATATGAGCCTGATCCGGCGTGAACCCGTGGGCGTGATTGCCTTGGTGGCGCCGTGGAATTATCCCTTTATGATGGCGGTTTGGAAAATCATCCCGGCATTGTCGGCGGGCAACAGCGTGGTGTTTAAGCCTTCGGAATTGACGCCCTTGACCGCGATTGAGTTGGGCCGGTTGGCGCTTGAAGCCGGTTTGCCCGAGGGCGTGCTGCAAATCATCACCGGCGCCGAAGAAGCCGGCAAAGCGCTCACCGCTCATGCCGGAGTGGACATGATCTCTTTTACCGGGGACACGCAAACCGGCAAAAAAATCATGGCTCAGGCCGCTCCGACCTTAAAGCGGCTTCATCTGGAATTAGGCGGTAAGGCTCCGTTCATTGTTTTTGGGGACGCGGATTTGGAGGCCGCGGCTCAAGGCGCGGTTGTGGGTTCCCTGGTCAACACCGGCCAGGATTGCACCGCAGCCACTCGCCTTTATGTCGAGCAAAGCGTGTATCCCAAATTTTTGGAACGATTGTTGGCCTTGATGAAAACCGTCAAAGTCGGCGATCCTAAGAATAAGCAAACGGATGTGGGGCCGCTGATTTCTCAAGAGCAGCGCGAACGGGTCGAAGGTTTTGTGGAGCGGGCCGTCAAGGCCGGAGCCAAGGTGCTGACCGGCGGCCGCCGGCCTTCATCCGACGAAACCGCGGAAGGTTTCTTCTACGAGCCGACCGTCATCGTTGAGGCCAAGCAGGATTCGGAAATCGTGCAGAATGAAGTGTTCGGTCCCGTCGTTTGCGTTCTTCCTTTCAAAGGTGAGAGTGAAGCCGTGTCCAAAGCGAATGATATTCGCTATGGCTTAGCCGGCAGCGTATGGACCAAAGACATTCAAAAAGCCTTGCGGGTTTCAGCCGCGCTCAGGTTCGGCACGGTGTGGATCAACGATCATTTGCCGTTGACTTCTGAAATGCCCCATGGCGGTTTTAAATCCAGCGGTTTCGGCAAGGATTTGTCGATTTACGCTTTGGAAGAGTACAGCGTGGCCAAGCATGTGATGGCCGACATGAGCGGAGCCGCCAGAAAGCCTTGGCACTATACGGCCTTCGGCCAGCCTTAA